In a genomic window of Colias croceus chromosome 20, ilColCroc2.1:
- the LOC123700657 gene encoding transient receptor potential channel pyrexia, translated as MPTTRNLLPKRWFRSRRSPNPEEPDVAHRSLPREMDRRPRAARVLASPPRAQNSPLDEESLERAYPSMGHLEYVLAGSSPPAESAPNMYDSFEEPPLDLTAHICGDSIRQSAYEQMRAVGGRLRLLDELESGAITTEPALNLFTSASEAERNVCLFWASFLKLDQLLPLLVEAGADPLHYDALGLSPLHAAAFSGSTDCANYLLSCGVDPNYMPRCFVPLHCAAFGNSVHVANLLISRGASVHAAVKYVNCEGGLLHCAVRANSVDCLKLFISHGVDVNQIEPGGTNAIHLAADLGMIQCLTILLDTPEADANVRTRVGDRESTALHLAADGGFAECLDLLLTKGADATLKNHRGFTALHLAARSASLECVESLLRKGNADPNAMDFDKRTPLHAAIGKSDSACDIIETLISWGANVNQKDEYGFTPLHLAALDGLSACVETLIYHGADVTTRSKKGNSALNVIARKTPASLAMITRKLDCAITLHHSQTSNREVELELDFRSILQHCYPREISYLNTFVDEGQKEVLLHPLCSAFLYIKWEKIRKYYVARLFLSFIFVLCLTLYVLTALAHNCYNGSKDMEETIQEQELCQKQSILGDLLRKNPFVIEMQWWVLAGITIFEIFRKVYGIAGYSTVKQYLMQSENMIEWFVIVSVFLISYIYTNITYTWQNHVGAFAVLAGWTNLMMMIGQLPVFGTYVAMYQKVQKEFAKLLMAYSCILIGFTISFCVIFPDSSSFANPFMGFITVLTMMIGELNLDLLLNEPDGNDPPVLLEFSAQITYVLFLMFVTVVLMNLLVGIAVHDIQGLRKTAGLSKLVRQTKLISYMELALFNGYLPKCLLKILHSSALVSPQAYRVVLSVKPLNPSEKRLPRDIMMAAYDIAKMRKQYGHTISSNGSTTGAYSCFKKYENNNDSSYREYGYSSGLGSLQARLDETSENVRQLTQEVRELKKLISAQQLVIQQALAGAMDTR; from the coding sequence ATGCCCACAACGCGCAACCTCCTCCCGAAGCGGTGGTTTCGCTCTCGCCGCTCCCCAAACCCAGAAGAGCCCGATGTCGCTCACCGATCACTCCCCCGCGAAATGGACCGGCGTCCGCGAGCCGCCAGAGTTCTCGCCTCACCCCCTCGCGCCCAAAACTCACCCCTCGATGAAGAATCCCTCGAAAGAGCCTACCCTTCCATGGGACACCTGGAGTATGTCCTCGCTGGATCGTCCCCGCCCGCAGAAAGTGCCCCAAATATGTACGACAGCTTCGAAGAGCCGCCCTTGGATCTAACTGCGCACATCTGCGGGGACTCGATACGTCAGAGCGCTTATGAACAGATGCGCGCCGTCGGCGGACGGCTCAGATTGCTCGATGAACTAGAATCAGGAGCGATTACAACTGAACCCGCTCTCAATTTGTTCACATCAGCGTCAGAAGCGGAGAGAAATGTGTGTCTATTTTGGGCGTCGTTCCTCAAATTGGACCAATTATTACCGTTATTGGTCGAAGCGGGAGCGGACCCGTTGCATTACGATGCACTGGGCCTGTCTCCCCTGCACGCCGCGGCGTTTAGCGGATCGACCGATTGCGCAAATTATCTCCTATCATGTGGAGTGGATCCAAATTATATGCCGAGATGCTTTGTGCCGCTACATTGTGCAGCATTCGGAAATTCAGTGCATGTGGCTAATTTACTAATCAGTAGAGGTGCGTCAGTCCACGCGGCCGTGAAGTATGTCAACTGCGAAGGTGGCCTGCTGCATTGCGCCGTAAGAGCGAATTCTGTGGATTGCTTGAAATTGTTTATATCTCATGGCGTTGACGTAAACCAGATAGAACCAGGTGGCACTAATGCAATACACTTAGCGGCTGATTTGGGCATGATTCAATGTCTTACGATATTACTGGATACACCTGAAGCCGATGCGAATGTTAGAACTCGGGTTGGAGATAGAGAATCAACAGCGTTACATCTAGCAGCCGACGGTGGCTTCGCAGAATGTTTGGATTTACTTCTCACGAAAGGAGCAGACGCTACCCTAAAAAATCACAGAGGATTCACAGCTTTACACCTTGCGGCAAGGTCTGCCAGTTTGGAATGCGTCGAATCGCTGCTAAGGAAAGGTAACGCAGATCCCAATGCTATGGATTTTGACAAGAGGACTCCTTTACATGCAGCTATCGGCAAATCAGACAGCGCATGCGACATAATTGAAACTTTGATCAGTTGGGGAGCCAATGTAAACCAGAAAGATGAATACGGCTTTACGCCCTTGCACTTAGCTGCACTTGACGGGTTATCTGCGTGTGTGGAGACATTAATCTATCACGGCGCTGACGTAACGACGCGATCTAAAAAGGGCAACTCCGCACTTAATGTGATCGCTCGAAAGACGCCCGCGTCACTTGCGATGATAACAAGGAAGTTGGACTGCGCTATCACATTACATCACTCACAGACGAGTAATCGTGAAGTCGAACTTGAACTCGATTTCCGCAGCATTCTGCAACATTGTTACCCGAGAGAAATAAGCTATTTGAACACTTTTGTCGACGAGGGCCAAAAGGAAGTACTTCTACATCCTCTTTGCTCCGCTTTCCTGTATATTAAATGGGAGAAAATAAGGAAGTATTACGTTGCACGTctatttttgagttttatatttgTTCTTTGTCTCACGCTTTATGTTTTGACTGCACTTGCACACAACTGCTATAACGGTAGTAAGGATATGGAAGAAACGATTCAAGAACAAGAGCTGTGTCAAAAACAATCTATACTTGGAGATTTGTTGAGGAAAAATCCATTTGTGATAGAAATGCAGTGGTGGGTATTAGCTGGAATAACAATATTCGAAATATTCCGAAAAGTCTACGGTATAGCTGGATATTCCACAGTTAAACAGTATCTAATGCAATCTGAAAATATGATAGAGTGGTTTGTCATTGTAAGCGTTTTCTTGATATCATACATCTATACGAACATCACTTATACGTGGCAAAATCATGTCGGAGCTTTTGCTGTACTCGCCGGATGGACAAATCTCATGATGATGATCGGACAGCTACCGGTCTTTGGGACATACGTGGCTATGTATCAAAAAGTACAGAAAGAGTTCGCAAAACTGTTAATGGCCTATTCATGCATTCTCATTGGATTCACAATAAGTTTCTGCGTAATATTTCCAGATTCGTCATCGTTCGCCAATCCATTCATGGGCTTTATAACAGTACTGACAATGATGATCGGGGAGcttaatttagatttattgCTGAACGAACCAGATGGAAATGACCCACCGGTTCTACTAGAATTTTCTGCACAAATAACCTACGTGTTGTTCTTGATGTTTGTCACTGTCGTACTAATGAATCTTCTAGTTGGTATCGCGGTACATGACATTCAGGGATTACGAAAAACGGCTGGCCTATCCAAACTGGTTCGACAAACAAAACTAATCTCATACATGGAGTTGGCTTTATTCAATGGCTATTTACCTAAATGTCTCTTAAAAATACTCCATTCTTCAGCCCTCGTTTCACCACAAGCCTATCGAGTTGTATTGAGTGTGAAGCCATTAAATCCGAGCGAAAAACGCCTCCCTAGAGACATAATGATGGCAGCTTACGACATCGCCAAAATGAGAAAGCAATACGGACACACAATATCTTCTAATGGGTCTACAACCGGCGCGTACTCGTGTTTCAAGAAGTACGAAAACAACAATGACTCTAGCTATCGAGAGTACGGTTACTCATCTGGTTTAGGAAGTCTGCAAGCGAGGCTCGACGAAACTTCGGAGAATGTCCGCCAACTAACACAGGAAGTGAGAGAGTTGaaaaaacttataagcgctcaGCAGCTCGTGATACAACAAGCGTTGGCCGGCGCGATGGATACCCGTTGA